A stretch of Phragmites australis chromosome 12, lpPhrAust1.1, whole genome shotgun sequence DNA encodes these proteins:
- the LOC133887278 gene encoding uncharacterized protein LOC133887278 — protein MRALARAASLLRHAAARTHPAPGAAGPRPSKNLPALCFNGYSTLLAPANEVLIPPELLSSKTVWTPDRELGQYEDLVARVTNFHNEDKGFMVLDGDVFDVPIRKDIVHRVVRWQLAKRQQGTHSTKTISEVSGTGRKPYKQKGTGRARHGTLRGPQFRGGATMHGPKPRSHAIKLQKKVRRLGLKIALSARTAEGKLLIFEDLEVPSHKTKNIVQYISQMDDTKKVLLVDGGDIDKKLKLATQNLHYVNVLPSIGLNVYSILQHDTLVMTRAAINRIVERMHTPINR, from the exons ATGCGGGCCCTCGCGCgcgccgcctccctcctccgccACGCTGCGGCGCGCACGCAcccggcgcccggcgccgcCGGTCCGCGCCCCTCCAAG AATTTGCCAGCTCTCTGTTTCAATGGGTATTCTACTCTTTTGGCTCCGGCAAATGAAGTCCTGATTCCACCAGAACTTCTATCTAGCAAGACTGTTTGGACACCAGACCGGGAGCTCG GCCAGTATGAAGACCTGGTAGCTAGGGTGACAAACTTCCATAATGAGGACAAGGGCTTCATGGTTTTGGATGGTGATGTCTTTGATGTTCCAATCAGGAAGGATATTGTTCACCGAGTAGTAAGGTGGCAGCTTGCTAAAAGACAGCAG GGCACACACTCAACTAAAACTATCAGTGAAGTGAGTGGCACAGGAAGAAAGCCTTACAAGCAAAAAGGAACTGGACGAGCACGGCATGGAACGTTGCGTGGTCCTCAG TTTCGTGGTGGTGCAACCATGCATGGGCCTAAACCACGAAGCCATGCAATCAAGCTGCAAAAGAAAGTACGGCGACTGGGACTTAAGATAGCCTTGTCTGCTCGAACTGCTGAGGGGAAG CTCTTGATCTTTGAGGACTTAGAAGTCCCTAGCCACAAGACAAAGAACATTGTGCAGTACATTAGCCAGATGGACGATACAAAGAAGGTTTTATTGGTGGATGGAGGAGACATCGATAAGAAATTAAAGCTGGCTACTCAAAATCTTCACTATGTGAATGTCCTTCCTTCCATT GGTCTCAATGTTTACAGCATCCTCCAGCATGACACCCTTGTAATGACTCGAGCCGCTATCAACAGAATTGTCGAGCGGATGCACACCCCCATCAACCGCTAG